In Reichenbachiella agarivorans, one genomic interval encodes:
- the gap gene encoding type I glyceraldehyde-3-phosphate dehydrogenase yields MIKVAINGFGRIGRLAFRALLKKENVEVVAINDLTDTKTLAHLLKYDSTQGKFDGTVEAAADGIIVNGKKIGITAERVPADLPWKALGIDVVLESTGRFVDEAGASQHLTAGAKKVVISAPAKGNIPTVVLGVNDNILTGKETIMSNASCTTNCLAPIAKVLHDSFGLEQGFITTIHAYTADQNLQDAPHADLRRSRAAGINMVPTSTGAAKAVGLVLPELNGKLDGNSMRVPTPTGSITDLVAVLSREVTVAEVNAAMKAAAEGPMKGILRYTEDPIVSSDIVGDPHSSIFDAGITSVNGKMVKVASWYDNEAGYSNRAADLISKIG; encoded by the coding sequence ATGATTAAAGTTGCAATCAACGGATTTGGGCGTATCGGAAGGTTAGCGTTCAGAGCATTATTAAAAAAAGAAAATGTAGAGGTAGTTGCGATCAACGACCTAACGGACACTAAGACACTAGCGCACTTGTTGAAATATGATTCTACTCAAGGCAAATTTGACGGAACTGTCGAGGCTGCTGCAGATGGCATCATCGTCAACGGAAAGAAAATCGGCATCACTGCCGAGCGAGTTCCTGCTGACCTACCTTGGAAAGCCCTAGGAATCGACGTGGTATTGGAGTCAACAGGTAGATTCGTAGACGAAGCTGGCGCAAGCCAACACTTGACAGCTGGTGCTAAGAAAGTGGTGATTTCTGCTCCTGCAAAAGGAAACATTCCAACTGTCGTATTGGGTGTGAATGACAACATCTTGACTGGTAAAGAAACAATCATGTCAAATGCGTCATGTACTACTAACTGTCTAGCTCCAATCGCTAAAGTATTGCATGATAGCTTCGGACTAGAGCAAGGATTCATCACAACTATCCACGCCTACACTGCGGATCAAAATCTGCAGGATGCTCCACATGCTGACTTGAGAAGATCAAGAGCTGCTGGCATCAACATGGTACCAACATCAACTGGAGCTGCTAAGGCTGTAGGTTTGGTTCTTCCAGAATTGAATGGCAAGTTGGACGGTAACTCAATGAGAGTACCTACTCCAACAGGGTCTATCACTGACTTGGTTGCAGTTCTTTCTAGAGAGGTGACAGTTGCTGAAGTAAACGCTGCAATGAAAGCTGCCGCTGAAGGCCCAATGAAAGGTATCTTGAGATATACTGAAGATCCAATCGTATCTTCTGATATCGTAGGTGACCCACACTCTTCTATCTTTGATGCGGGTATTACTTCGGTAAATGGTAAGATGGTAAAAGTTGCTTCTTGGTATGATAACGAGGCTGGCTATTCTAACAGAGCAGCTGACTTGATCTCTAAGATTGGCTAA
- a CDS encoding DUF2147 domain-containing protein, whose product MKKTCMIIATSLLLQGVVCAQSIVGKWKTIDDESGKPKSVVEIFQKGDKYYGKVIKLYRTSGEEQDPICVECSTKDDRYKQKVIGMEIIRDLIKSDNEYEDGTILDPENGKIYDCKLWVEDGKLQVRGYISFLFRTQTWLPYQ is encoded by the coding sequence ATGAAAAAGACATGTATGATTATTGCTACCTCGCTACTGCTGCAAGGGGTGGTTTGTGCCCAAAGTATTGTAGGCAAATGGAAAACCATCGATGACGAATCAGGGAAGCCCAAGTCAGTTGTGGAGATTTTCCAAAAGGGAGATAAATATTATGGAAAGGTGATAAAACTCTACAGAACCTCAGGCGAGGAGCAAGACCCAATTTGTGTCGAATGTAGCACCAAGGATGATCGATACAAACAAAAGGTAATCGGCATGGAGATCATCCGTGATTTGATAAAAAGCGACAATGAATATGAGGATGGGACAATCTTGGATCCCGAAAATGGAAAAATATACGATTGCAAGCTATGGGTGGAAGATGGGAAGCTTCAAGTCAGAGGCTACATTTCGTTTCTATTTAGAACCCAAACTTGGCTTCCTTACCAATGA
- a CDS encoding mutarotase gives MSELQTHYDLMWKESWENLKEGRLFKDPYLKSKEDKRIGITLRIRPNQEVLDTILAFQRELKKIEPSQYYYPIETVHWTVLSIISCSADVRTDQLKVLTEYEYVISEELRNIGSFEILLRGLTLSKVGPLIQGYPQSADLDRLRDGLRERFRKSDLMHSIDTRYAIRTAHSTVMRYQEDLVDQKAYMKFLSHHKNIDFGTAHINQFELVINDWYHRSDKTEIMRTFSL, from the coding sequence ATGAGCGAACTCCAAACGCACTATGACTTGATGTGGAAGGAGTCTTGGGAGAACCTGAAAGAAGGGAGGCTTTTCAAAGACCCATATTTGAAATCCAAGGAAGACAAAAGAATTGGTATCACACTGAGAATTAGACCCAATCAAGAAGTCTTAGACACTATATTGGCTTTTCAACGGGAGTTGAAGAAAATAGAACCTAGTCAATATTACTATCCGATTGAGACAGTGCATTGGACTGTGCTGTCCATTATTTCATGCTCTGCAGATGTGCGAACAGATCAATTGAAAGTGCTGACTGAGTACGAATATGTCATTTCGGAAGAATTGAGAAACATAGGATCTTTTGAGATACTGCTACGAGGTTTGACCTTGTCCAAGGTTGGCCCGTTGATTCAGGGATACCCACAAAGTGCCGATTTGGATCGCTTGCGTGATGGACTGAGAGAGCGATTTAGAAAGAGTGATTTGATGCACAGCATCGATACTCGTTATGCCATTCGGACTGCTCACTCTACGGTGATGCGGTATCAGGAGGATTTGGTCGATCAGAAGGCATACATGAAATTTCTCTCCCATCACAAGAATATCGACTTTGGCACTGCGCATATCAATCAATTTGAACTGGTGATCAATGATTGGTACCACCGATCAGACAAGACAGAGATCATGCGTACATTCTCTCTATGA
- a CDS encoding RNA polymerase sigma factor, whose translation MKDHEILERVSRGDEAALDYLYKKYYKMMTRIVLNNSGTEDEAKDVFQDALLVFWQKAISGNLVLTSKISTFIYSICLNLWRKELDRKSRNSGEMVEASVFQDHERQEKIKIINDCIDQLGETCRKILTYHYFDGLSMQDIAEKLDFANTDTAKTKKYKCKKKLDMMIKRNYTSSDFLD comes from the coding sequence ATGAAGGATCATGAAATATTGGAACGGGTAAGCAGAGGAGACGAAGCTGCCTTGGACTATCTCTACAAGAAGTACTACAAGATGATGACACGCATCGTGTTGAACAATAGTGGTACCGAAGATGAGGCCAAGGATGTGTTTCAAGATGCTTTGCTAGTCTTTTGGCAGAAAGCGATTTCTGGCAATCTGGTATTGACTTCTAAGATCAGCACATTCATTTACAGCATATGTTTGAATTTGTGGAGGAAAGAATTGGATAGAAAAAGTCGTAACTCTGGCGAGATGGTAGAGGCGTCGGTCTTTCAAGATCACGAAAGACAAGAGAAAATTAAGATCATCAACGATTGTATTGATCAACTCGGAGAGACTTGTAGAAAAATATTAACATACCACTATTTCGACGGACTGTCGATGCAGGATATAGCCGAAAAGCTAGATTTTGCCAACACAGACACCGCCAAGACTAAGAAATATAAATGCAAAAAGAAGCTTGATATGATGATTAAAAGGAATTATACATCAAGTGATTTTTTAGATTAG
- a CDS encoding cell division protein FtsX, with protein MAKEKKYRKKKLGSYPFASVVFSITLALFVMGLFGLLIMTTKNLTRLIQENVEMQVFLHKNLSENEIVKITKILSSKDYVTKKAGMAQIEHITKEAAAKAFVKETGEDFVDFLGDNPLRDVIIIKVDPDFQAAANLSEIKKEIEFIRGVYEVTYIENLVQSINANVKKISFVLIGFSVILLIVVVILINNTIKLALFSQRFLIRSMQLVGATSSFIRKPFLSRASIFGLLSGFLAVGLLWALLHFVERQVEGIMDLLKPEQLLVLAGAILMVGLLVGFMSTFAAIKKYMKMSLDELY; from the coding sequence ATGGCTAAGGAAAAAAAATATCGTAAGAAAAAGCTTGGAAGCTACCCTTTCGCAAGTGTCGTGTTTAGTATCACCCTGGCACTGTTCGTCATGGGACTATTCGGTCTGCTCATCATGACTACCAAGAACTTGACTCGCTTGATTCAAGAGAATGTCGAGATGCAGGTCTTCCTTCACAAAAACCTGAGTGAAAACGAGATTGTCAAAATCACTAAAATCCTGTCGAGCAAAGACTATGTGACCAAAAAGGCAGGAATGGCTCAGATAGAACACATCACCAAGGAAGCAGCAGCCAAGGCATTCGTCAAAGAGACGGGAGAAGATTTTGTAGATTTTTTAGGAGACAATCCGCTCAGGGATGTGATTATCATCAAAGTTGATCCAGATTTTCAGGCAGCTGCCAACCTCAGTGAAATCAAAAAGGAGATAGAGTTCATACGAGGAGTCTATGAAGTTACCTATATTGAAAACCTCGTACAGAGCATCAATGCCAATGTGAAGAAAATTAGCTTTGTATTGATTGGTTTTAGTGTAATCCTATTGATCGTGGTAGTTATATTGATCAACAATACCATCAAGCTTGCTTTGTTTTCGCAGCGGTTTTTGATCCGCAGTATGCAATTGGTAGGAGCTACTTCATCATTCATCCGAAAGCCTTTCTTGTCAAGAGCCTCTATCTTTGGATTGCTCTCTGGCTTTTTAGCAGTGGGACTGTTGTGGGCACTATTACATTTTGTAGAGAGACAAGTAGAAGGAATTATGGATTTGCTGAAGCCAGAGCAGTTGTTAGTATTGGCAGGAGCTATCTTGATGGTTGGGTTACTTGTGGGTTTTATGAGTACATTTGCAGCCATTAAAAAATACATGAAAATGTCGCTTGACGAATTATATTGA
- a CDS encoding DUF3098 domain-containing protein has protein sequence MSNNKLAFSKINYIIMLIGIAVLVLGFFIMTLDTEPYGFGFLGLTLGPIVVILGFVIEFVAILYKAKQDQ, from the coding sequence ATGAGCAATAACAAATTAGCGTTTTCCAAAATCAACTACATCATCATGTTGATCGGTATAGCAGTTCTAGTTCTAGGATTTTTCATCATGACTTTGGATACCGAGCCTTATGGTTTTGGGTTTTTGGGACTGACATTGGGTCCTATCGTGGTAATTCTTGGGTTTGTCATTGAGTTTGTAGCCATATTGTACAAAGCGAAGCAGGATCAATGA
- a CDS encoding undecaprenyl-diphosphate phosphatase has protein sequence MSIIEALILGIIQGLTEFLPVSSSGHLELGSYFLGVESENNLLFSILVHGATALSTIVIFRKDILQIILGLFKFQWNEETIFASKIVLSMIPVGLVGLLFEDQVEALFGGKILLVGCMLVVTALLLSFTYFNKNHEGEVTFKSALIIGIAQAIAILPGISRSGSTISTALLLGVNRERAARFSFLMVLPPIMGAMLLKIKDVAEAPSLASDIPVLSLVVGFVAAFVAGLLACQWMISIVKKGKLIYFAVYCGVIGILTVIGSLLF, from the coding sequence ATGAGCATAATTGAAGCACTGATCCTTGGAATCATACAGGGATTGACAGAGTTTTTGCCAGTCAGTAGTAGTGGACACCTGGAGTTAGGTAGCTACTTTTTGGGTGTAGAGTCTGAAAACAATCTGTTATTCTCCATTTTGGTGCATGGCGCAACGGCACTGAGTACCATCGTAATATTCAGAAAAGACATCCTCCAGATCATCCTAGGTTTATTCAAGTTCCAATGGAACGAGGAGACAATTTTTGCTTCCAAAATCGTATTGTCTATGATTCCTGTGGGATTGGTAGGCTTACTATTTGAGGATCAAGTTGAAGCTTTGTTTGGCGGCAAAATATTGCTGGTAGGCTGCATGCTTGTGGTGACAGCATTGCTTCTTTCTTTTACCTACTTCAACAAAAATCATGAGGGCGAAGTGACCTTTAAAAGTGCCTTGATTATAGGGATTGCTCAAGCCATTGCGATCTTGCCAGGTATTTCTAGGTCTGGTTCTACCATTTCTACAGCGCTCTTATTGGGTGTCAACAGAGAGAGAGCAGCTAGGTTTTCCTTTCTGATGGTGCTCCCTCCGATTATGGGGGCGATGTTGCTCAAAATCAAAGACGTAGCAGAAGCTCCTAGTTTAGCATCCGATATACCCGTTTTGAGTTTGGTGGTAGGCTTTGTTGCGGCATTTGTTGCAGGGCTGTTGGCATGTCAATGGATGATATCCATTGTGAAAAAAGGTAAGCTGATTTATTTCGCAGTGTATTGTGGGGTTATCGGTATTTTGACAGTAATAGGAAGTTTGTTATTTTGA
- the truB gene encoding tRNA pseudouridine(55) synthase TruB has product MLNQINISTLDFDKGEVFLIDKPYEWTSFDVVKKIRGKLKVKKVGHAGTLDPLATGLLIVCAGKATKKINEYQDMGKSYSGTLVLGKTTPSVDLETAFDSETDYSHVTSDMVKKAADQLTGDIMQIPPIYSAIKVDGERAYKMARRKEDAKLDPRPVSVTKFEVDTSALPEVRFEIDCSKGTYIRSLVRDLGEALSCGAYMSSLCRTAIGHHKLDDAYNLEEFISSLHRD; this is encoded by the coding sequence ATTTTGAATCAGATAAATATTTCAACATTAGATTTTGATAAGGGAGAAGTATTCCTGATTGACAAACCCTATGAATGGACTTCATTTGACGTAGTGAAGAAAATACGGGGAAAACTCAAGGTCAAAAAAGTTGGTCACGCAGGTACTTTGGATCCATTGGCAACAGGCTTACTAATCGTATGTGCGGGTAAAGCCACAAAAAAAATCAATGAGTATCAAGACATGGGAAAGAGTTACTCAGGCACATTGGTACTGGGCAAGACTACACCATCGGTTGATTTAGAAACCGCGTTTGATTCGGAGACGGACTATTCCCATGTCACGAGTGATATGGTGAAGAAAGCCGCAGATCAGCTCACAGGAGATATCATGCAAATCCCTCCTATATATAGTGCCATCAAGGTAGATGGAGAGCGTGCCTACAAAATGGCAAGACGAAAGGAAGACGCAAAATTAGATCCTCGCCCAGTATCAGTGACTAAATTTGAGGTAGATACATCTGCCTTGCCAGAGGTCAGATTTGAGATTGATTGCTCCAAAGGGACTTACATCAGGAGTCTGGTGAGGGACTTGGGAGAGGCATTGTCTTGTGGTGCGTATATGTCCTCTCTTTGCAGGACAGCGATTGGACACCATAAGCTTGACGATGCATATAATCTGGAAGAGTTTATTTCCAGTCTGCATAGAGATTAG
- a CDS encoding bifunctional riboflavin kinase/FAD synthetase, protein MIVLEGIDQIRHIPNAIVTSGTFDGVHIGHQKILKRIVQAAKEENGHSVVLTFWPHPRFILFPEDDTLKLLSNFEEKAAIMDEVGIDYIIKIEFTAEFSQLSSEQFIQEVLVDRLGTKKLIIGYDHKFGKNREGSFEYLKENNKRFKFEVEEIPRQDIDDVGVSSTKIRKALLQGNVDQASEYMGRHYSLIGTVVSGKKIGTGLGFPTANIQLKAAYKVVPKDGVYAVKVHMKEGTFDAMLNIGVRPTVDGVNRVIEVHIFDFDEDIYGQELKISFINYLRDEMKFDSLESLKNQLGKDKKESIRILRQQ, encoded by the coding sequence ATGATCGTACTCGAAGGAATTGATCAAATTCGACATATACCCAACGCCATTGTGACGAGTGGGACCTTTGATGGTGTGCATATAGGGCATCAAAAGATTCTAAAAAGGATCGTACAAGCTGCCAAAGAAGAAAACGGGCATAGTGTAGTACTCACCTTTTGGCCTCACCCAAGATTTATTTTATTTCCAGAAGATGATACACTCAAACTCTTAAGCAATTTTGAAGAGAAGGCGGCCATCATGGACGAAGTAGGCATTGACTACATCATCAAAATTGAATTTACAGCAGAATTTTCTCAATTGAGTTCAGAGCAATTCATCCAAGAGGTGTTGGTAGATAGGTTGGGAACTAAAAAGCTGATCATCGGGTATGATCATAAGTTTGGTAAGAATAGAGAGGGCAGCTTCGAATACCTCAAGGAAAACAACAAAAGGTTCAAGTTTGAGGTGGAAGAAATTCCTCGACAGGACATTGATGATGTAGGGGTGAGTTCTACCAAGATAAGAAAGGCGCTTCTACAGGGAAATGTTGATCAAGCCAGTGAATACATGGGCAGACACTATTCCTTGATAGGTACAGTGGTTTCGGGTAAAAAAATAGGTACAGGTCTAGGATTCCCTACGGCCAATATTCAACTCAAGGCGGCCTATAAAGTGGTGCCTAAAGATGGCGTGTATGCAGTCAAGGTTCACATGAAGGAAGGGACATTTGACGCCATGCTCAATATCGGCGTAAGGCCTACAGTCGATGGCGTGAATCGTGTGATCGAAGTGCATATTTTTGATTTTGACGAAGATATTTATGGACAAGAATTGAAAATTTCTTTCATCAATTACCTTCGAGATGAAATGAAGTTTGACTCACTAGAATCGTTGAAAAATCAGTTGGGAAAGGATAAGAAAGAGAGTATAAGAATATTAAGACAACAATAA
- the gldC gene encoding gliding motility protein GldC: protein MRKSKITVDVTLDENNVPESIEWSAEDNVDGAIQLSKAISLSFWDDEKKDTLNLDLWTKDMNVDAMKMFYVNMLGSASNTLLNATGDEFMSSEIANLCEKLVEYLNQK, encoded by the coding sequence ATGAGAAAATCAAAAATTACAGTTGACGTCACCCTAGATGAAAACAATGTTCCGGAAAGCATCGAATGGTCAGCAGAAGACAACGTAGATGGCGCTATACAGTTATCCAAGGCCATTTCTCTCTCTTTTTGGGATGATGAAAAAAAGGACACGCTAAACTTAGATTTATGGACCAAAGACATGAATGTAGATGCCATGAAGATGTTCTATGTTAACATGTTAGGTAGTGCATCCAATACGCTACTCAATGCAACAGGCGATGAGTTTATGTCATCCGAAATAGCCAATCTTTGTGAGAAACTCGTGGAATACTTGAATCAAAAGTAG
- a CDS encoding TonB-dependent receptor — translation MIRLFTKQLLLVFACAVLFGFGAMAQTNISGSVKDGKSNESLLGVSILVKDKVVGTISDTNGNFKLKVNSEPPLTLVFSMVGYTTVEVAINENNVEGLTVSLEETAIMGQEVVVSASRVEESVMQSPVSIEKMDVLTIKETAATNFYDALINFKGVDMSAQSITFKSINTRGFGANGNNRFVQLIDGIDNVAPGLNFAVGNIVGINDLDLESAEMIPGAASALYGPNALNGVLLMKSKSPFDYQGLSAYTKLGVNHVDGEDDDPSLYQDYGIRYAKAFNNKFAVKVTASYLKANDFRGVDYRDQSTTTNGEGSGYVVESEGRNRQNNRNYDGVNTYGDFGFNLGLIPKLDPAYQAVAGQLPTGPDGAFSPTGYTESSFVDNNTESLKLGAALHYRITDNLEVSGQFNYGSGSTVYTANDRFVLDGFSIWTAKLELRNQNFYVRAYTTQENSGDTYAANTIASLINQNKYVPDYTLGFLGARGQGASIDQAHAAARQYADGLQTAYAPGTEQWQVGMDSLRKISIFDGGAKFKDASSMNHFEGSYNFSHLVDFVEIVAGANYRKYNLDSGGTLFALDDDGEEQSYGEYGAYVQLSKAFLNNRLKVQASGRYDKNENFDGQFSPRVSVVGTVARNHNFRGSFQRGFRIPTTQDQFIDLDVQTRRLIGSNSLLVDRYKFRTNTVYTTQSLADARAGIRTDLVRADKVDEDFTTEKISTFEVGYRGLFLQDKLMIDGYYYHSSYQDFIAEIYFVQAVPNGLQNDPGYDPDTQAAQDAIIQGTVPTQEYGFDVNADGSIKTHGWGLQADYFLTKGYKVSGNVAFNRLLDDQALQDQGFRSQYNTPEYTYNIGLSNREVIENVGFNVKWRWQEAFLWSSSFGNSVVPAFGTLDAQVSYKLSSLKSVVKLGGSNVLNKRYTTGIGNPRMGAIYYVSITFDQFLN, via the coding sequence ATGATAAGACTATTTACAAAGCAACTTTTGCTTGTTTTTGCGTGTGCAGTATTGTTTGGTTTTGGAGCGATGGCACAAACCAATATTTCTGGGAGCGTTAAAGACGGCAAAAGCAACGAATCCTTACTGGGTGTAAGCATCTTGGTCAAGGACAAAGTCGTTGGTACGATCTCAGATACCAATGGTAATTTCAAACTGAAAGTCAATTCAGAGCCACCTCTGACCCTCGTGTTTTCCATGGTGGGATACACCACCGTAGAGGTAGCTATCAATGAAAACAATGTCGAAGGATTGACAGTTTCTCTCGAAGAGACCGCAATCATGGGGCAGGAAGTAGTCGTATCGGCATCCAGAGTAGAAGAGTCTGTGATGCAATCTCCTGTTTCGATCGAAAAAATGGATGTTTTGACGATCAAAGAGACCGCTGCAACCAATTTTTATGATGCATTGATCAACTTCAAAGGTGTAGATATGAGTGCACAAAGTATCACTTTCAAATCTATCAACACCAGAGGCTTTGGCGCAAATGGCAACAACCGATTTGTGCAACTCATCGATGGGATTGACAATGTGGCACCAGGACTCAACTTTGCAGTAGGTAATATTGTGGGGATCAATGATCTGGATTTGGAAAGTGCAGAAATGATACCTGGAGCGGCATCAGCACTATATGGCCCGAATGCATTGAATGGCGTTTTGCTCATGAAAAGTAAAAGCCCATTTGATTACCAAGGGCTAAGTGCCTATACCAAATTGGGCGTAAATCATGTCGATGGGGAAGATGATGATCCGTCCCTTTACCAAGACTATGGTATCCGCTATGCCAAAGCCTTCAATAACAAATTTGCTGTCAAAGTAACAGCCTCCTATCTCAAAGCCAATGACTTCCGTGGTGTAGATTACAGAGATCAAAGCACTACTACCAATGGTGAAGGCTCAGGGTATGTCGTAGAGTCTGAGGGGCGCAATAGACAGAATAATAGAAATTATGATGGTGTCAATACATACGGGGATTTTGGTTTCAATTTGGGTTTAATCCCAAAATTAGACCCTGCCTATCAAGCTGTAGCTGGACAACTGCCTACTGGGCCTGATGGTGCATTTTCTCCAACAGGTTATACAGAATCTTCTTTTGTGGATAATAATACAGAGAGTTTGAAGTTAGGAGCAGCTTTGCATTATAGAATTACAGATAACCTTGAAGTGTCGGGACAATTCAATTATGGATCTGGTAGTACAGTGTACACTGCCAATGATAGATTTGTTTTAGATGGCTTCTCAATTTGGACTGCCAAGTTGGAATTGAGAAACCAGAATTTTTATGTGAGAGCCTATACGACACAAGAAAATTCAGGAGACACCTATGCTGCCAATACAATTGCTTCTTTGATCAATCAAAATAAATATGTACCAGACTACACCTTAGGATTTTTGGGAGCGAGAGGTCAGGGGGCATCTATAGATCAAGCACATGCTGCAGCAAGACAATACGCAGATGGCTTGCAGACTGCATATGCACCAGGTACGGAGCAGTGGCAAGTAGGAATGGACTCGTTGAGAAAGATTTCCATTTTTGATGGAGGAGCCAAATTCAAAGATGCATCAAGTATGAATCACTTTGAGGGCAGTTATAATTTTAGTCATTTGGTCGATTTTGTAGAGATTGTCGCTGGCGCGAATTACCGTAAGTATAATTTGGATTCTGGGGGGACTTTGTTTGCCTTAGATGATGATGGTGAAGAGCAATCATATGGTGAATATGGTGCCTATGTGCAACTCTCAAAGGCATTTTTAAACAACAGGCTAAAAGTACAAGCATCAGGGAGATATGACAAGAATGAAAATTTTGATGGACAATTCTCTCCGAGAGTATCTGTCGTAGGGACAGTGGCAAGGAATCATAATTTCCGAGGATCTTTCCAGAGAGGTTTTAGAATCCCGACTACACAAGATCAATTCATAGACCTAGATGTACAAACTAGGAGATTGATTGGAAGCAATAGCTTACTGGTGGATAGGTATAAATTCAGAACCAATACAGTTTATACGACTCAAAGTTTGGCTGATGCCAGAGCAGGGATCAGAACGGATTTGGTAAGAGCAGATAAGGTAGACGAAGATTTCACAACTGAGAAAATCAGCACGTTTGAAGTAGGATACCGAGGACTGTTTTTGCAAGACAAATTGATGATTGATGGGTACTATTACCACAGCAGTTACCAAGACTTTATTGCAGAGATTTACTTTGTGCAGGCCGTTCCGAACGGACTGCAAAATGACCCTGGATATGATCCTGATACTCAGGCTGCACAAGATGCGATCATACAAGGAACAGTGCCTACACAAGAGTATGGCTTTGATGTGAATGCTGATGGATCGATCAAAACACATGGTTGGGGACTGCAAGCCGATTATTTCTTGACGAAGGGTTATAAAGTGTCAGGAAATGTAGCATTCAACCGGTTGTTGGATGACCAGGCTTTACAAGACCAAGGGTTTAGATCTCAATATAATACACCTGAGTACACCTACAACATAGGATTGAGTAATAGAGAGGTGATTGAAAATGTAGGATTCAATGTGAAATGGAGATGGCAAGAGGCCTTCCTATGGTCATCGTCTTTTGGCAATTCAGTCGTTCCTGCATTTGGTACTCTGGATGCTCAGGTGAGTTACAAATTGTCTAGTTTGAAATCTGTAGTAAAACTCGGAGGTAGTAATGTCCTCAACAAACGATATACTACGGGCATCGGTAACCCAAGGATGGGAGCTATTTACTATGTGTCTATCACATTTGATCAATTCTTGAACTAA